The Candidatus Binataceae bacterium nucleotide sequence GCTGGTGCTCTACATCCTGCTGCTGAGCGCGATGTGGGGCTTTATGTATCTCGGACTGCTCGACCGCTAGCCTCATGGAAACCTACGAAAAGGGCTTCCTGGTTGCGTCCGGGGTCATTCTGATCGCGTTCCTCGGCGCGCTGGCCTACAGCGTATTCGTGATGGGCGTTTCGATGCCGGGGCGGGCGCAGATGATCGCGTGCTCGACGGATCAGCGGCTGCGCAAGATCCTGCGTGTGACGCCGCCCTTTAATAGTCCGGGCGTTCACCAGATCGCACCGGGGAAATATGAAGTAGCGGTCATCGGTCAGACCTGGTCGTTCACTCCGGATGACATCGAGATTCCACTCGGAGCGGAAGTGACCTTCCGCGCGACCTCGTCGGATGTAATTCATGGCTTCATGATCGTCGGCACCAATGTGAACATGATGCTTATCCCGGGCGAGGTATCGACTGAGACGTATCGCTTCACGCGGCCGGGAGAATACCTGCTGCTGTGCCATGAATACTGCGGCCGGCTACATCACACGATGTCGGGAAAAGTGGTGGTTAAATGAGCGCCCCTATCGTCGCGGAGCCCAATGGCTTCGAGCTGCCGGAGAATCAGCTCGCTGTCATCCGGTGGAATATACTATTTGGCTTTGCGGTGCTCGCGGTGGGTGTGCTGTTCGGTCTCGAGCAGGCGCTCAACTACGCCAGGATCGATGCCGTCAAATACTATCCCGGTATTCATTCGTACTATCAGGGCCTGACCCTTCATGGCGTGTTGAACGCGCTCGTACTCACGACGGCGTTTGCAAATGGATTCGTCTCGCTGACCACGGCGCGCGGACTAGGTCGAGCGCTGAACGGCGCGCTGCTGCAGATCGCATTCTGGCTATTGCTCATCGGTTCGTTGCTGGCCGCGTTCGCGATGCTGACCGATCACGCAAACGTGCTCTACACCTTTTACCCGCCGTTGCAGGCGCAATGGACGTTTTACTTGGGCCTGGCGATGGTGGTGATCAGCACCTGGGTAACGAGCGCGAATCAGCTCGTAATGCTGCGCGCGTGGCGCCGCGAGCACCCCGGCGAGCGCATCCCGCTGATGGCCTTCATGTCGGTCACTACCTACATCATGTGGGATATCGCGTCGGTCGGCCTCGCGGTTGAAGTCGTCGGACTGCTCTTGCCGTGGTCGCTCGGACTGATCGCCGGTTCCGATCCGCTGCTCAGCCGCACGCTGTTCTGGTTTACCGGCCATCCGATCGTATATTTCTGGCTATTGCCAATATACATCTCATGGTACGGGTTGATTCCGAAGCAGTCTGGCGGGTTGCTTTTCAGCGATACGCTGACCCGGATTGCGTTCCTGATGTTCATCGTCCTCGTGCCGGTCGGGTTCCATCATCAGTTTCTCGATCCCGGGGTTCCAGAAAAGATTAAGTTCGCCGTCACGATACTCACTTTCGGAATATTTTTTCCCAGCCTGATGACGGCGTTCGCAGTTATGTATGCGCTCGAGATCGCAGGACGGCGGGCGGGAGGCACCGGCCTCATCGGATGGTTCTTCAGGATCCCGTGGAGCAATCCATCGGTGAGCGCCCAGGTGCTGGGGATGCTGGCGTTTTTACTCGGCGGCATTTCCGGACTGATGAACGCGAGCTTCTCGATGAATCTCGATATTCACAACACCGCCTTCATCCCCGGGCATTTCCATCTGACGCTCGGTACTGCGGTTGCTCTATCATACATGGGAATCGCGTATTGGCTGATCCCCTATTTGTTCAAGCGCAAACTGTGGATGCCGCGACTCGCGGTCGTTCAGGCGTTTCTCTATTTCGGCGGCGTGCTGATTTTCTCGCGTGGCATGATGTATGGCGGCCTGCACGGGATGCCGCGGCGAACGGCGCTCGCACTCAGCACCTACGATCAGCCGGCGTGGCATGCGGCCGGTGCGATGGCCGCGATTGGCGGCACGATCATGTTCATCAGCGCGATGCTGTTCTTCCTTGTGCTGGTGATGACGATCGTTGCGGGAGAGCGGGGCGCGCGCGAGGACGTGCCGTTCACGGCGACAGTGCAGGCGCCGGCGCTCTCAGGATGGCCGGTGAAGCTCGATGCGTTGCGCTACTTCGTCGTCGCGTCGGTCGTGTTGTGTATCCTGGTCTACGGCCCGTTCCTCTATATGTACCTGCCGCCGCACCTGGGGATCCTGCCGCTCCGGTATCCTTGAGCAATCAGTGCGACGGCCAGAGATTCGAGGGGTCGGGCCCGACGCGATGTTTGAGCACCGTCGATGGACCTTCAGAGGGGGGTCCTTCCGATAGCGTGGAAGCCGTCGACGGGGTTCTGCGACTGTAGTCGGGGCGATGCGTGACCGTGGCTTCCGCGAGAATTTCCTTCAGCATTCGCGACTCGTCGGTGCCACGCGAGATGCAATCGACGTCCGTCGCGGGGCGCAGTGGCACCTTCACGGGGCTGTTATAGGACACCGCTACCTCGACCATCGTATGCTCCCGGCCGTGCGGCTTGATAAGAAAATTGTACACCGAAGTTGAGTTAGCCTCGGGCAGGGCGGCGTACTCGCCGGCGATACTCTTGATCGTCCCGCAATCCGCCTGCTGAAGCGTAAAGCGCGGTCCGGATGCTTCGAGGCTGAAGTGATTGGGATCGGCGACATCGATTCTGAGGCCGTCGCGCCGCGCAACTTTGTTCACGAGGTCCCAGGTCAAATCGAACGGTAGCGGGACTAGCGTTCGTTCCTGCTCGTCCGCGGGCGGGACCGTTGTCGGAGGATAAAAGCATCCCGCGCAGAGCGCGAGAAGAACCGCCAGCACAGCCAATTTCGGCCACAACTTCGTCATTCCGGCTGGCCATGATAGCAAAACCGTCACTTGGAACAGCGGCCGGGAGCGCATCAGCCAGCGTCGCAGGACAGTGTTCCAACTTCACGGGAAGTTTGTGATAATCGGCTGACGGGCCCCGTCAGAGGGCCTCTTGAGAGTATTATCCATGTCAGGTCATTCAAAGTGGAGTTCGATCAAGCATAAGAAGGCGGCGCGCGACGCCAAGCGCGGCAAGGTCTTCACCAAGCTTATCAAGGAAATCACGATCGCGGCGCGCCTCGGCGGCGGCGATATCAACGCCAATCCGCGCCTGCGCACGGCGGTGCTGACGGCGCGGGCGCAGTCGATGCCCAACGACAACATAGATCGCGCGATCAAAAAGGGCACCGGCGAGCTCGGCGGCGGCCAGCTCGAGGAAGTTACCTACGAAGGCTACGGCCCCGGTGGCGTTGCGATCACTGCTGACATTTTCACCGACAATCGAAATCGCACCGTCGCGGAAATCCGCTTCATATTTGGCCGTCACGGCGGCAACATGGGTGAAACCGGATGCGTCGGCTGGATGTTCAAGAAGCGCGGCGTTATCGCGATCGAAAAATCCGCCGCCGATGAGGACAAGCTGATCGAGCTCGCGCTCGAAGCCGGCGCCGACGACGTCACCAGCGACAGTGACACTTACCAGGTGATGAGCGCGCCCGAGAATTTCAACGCGGTGCGCGACGCGATCGAAAAAGCCGGCATCGCGATGCTGAGCGCGGAAGTTGCGCGCGTCCCCGAAAACACGGTCGCAGTTTCCGGTCATACTGCGGAGCAGGTTCTGAAGCTGATGGAAGAACTCGAAGAGCACGACGACGTGCAGAGCGTTGCGGCCAACTTCGACATCAGCGACGAAGACATTGCGCAGTTCTCGGCCGCCTGAACCCGCGGCGCGAGGGCTGGTGGAGGTGGGGTATGCGGGTACTCGGGGTGGACCCCGGGAGCGTTATTTGCGGCTACGGTCTGGTCGAGGGCCGCTTGGGCCACCATTCCTTCATCGCGGCAGGAGCCATTCGGACCGCATCGCTTGAGCGGGGCCCCGCGCGGCTGCGCCGCATCCACGAAGAGCTGCTTCGAATTATCGACGAATACGCGCCAGGCGCGCTCGCGCTCGAGCGCCACTTCATTGCTGCTAACGTGCAGAGCGCGTTTCGCCTCGGCGAGGCGCGCGCGATGGCGCTCTTGGCGGCCGCGGAGCGCGATCTCGATCTGTGCGAGTATCCGCCCAATCAGGTGAAGCTGGCTGTCGCAGGCCACGGCCATGCCGACAAGGAGCAGGTGAAATACATGGTGCGGCGCGCGCTCGCGCTCGACTCGGAGTATCAACTGACGAACGACGCGGCAGATGCGCTCGCGGTCGCGCTCTGTCATCTCGGCAGCTCGCGGCCCGCGATGCTGATTGATGGCGTCGTCCGCAATCGCGTTGCGACTCCCAGGGTGACGCGATGATCGCGACGCTTGCCGGCACGCTCGCGGTGCGCGATTCGCAGCGAATCGTGGTCGAGACCGGCGGCGTCGGCTACGAGGTTTTCATCCCGCTCAGCACTTACTACAAGCTGCCCGGAGCCGGCGAGCCCGTGCGACTCGAGATTCGCCAGGTCGTGCGCGAAGACGCGCTCATGCTTTATGGCTTCATGGAAGCCGGCGAGAAGCGATCGTTCGACCTTCTGATGCAGGTGCAGCATGTTGGACCGAAGCTCGCGCTTGCGATCCTGTCGGTGCTCGCACCGGAGGAACTGGTTGCGGCGATCTCGCGCGAGGACGTCGAGCGAATCGACGCGGTGCCGGGCGTCGGGCCAAAGGTGGCTGAGCGCGTGGTGCGCGAGCTGCGCGACAAGGTGGGAGACTTGAAGCTCGCTGGTGCCGCTCCATCCGCAACGAATGGCGCTGCACGTCCCGCTGCTCCTGCTTCAGGCGGCGGCCTCGTTGACGATGCCGTCTCCGCGCTCGTCAACCTGGGCCTCAAGCCGATCGAAGCACGCAAGACGGTGGAAAAAGTTGTGGCCGAAGACGCGGCGGCTAAAAACAATCTTGAAATTGCGATAAGAAAGTCGCTGGCGGTGCTGTTTGGCGAGAAGTGACGACATCGACGAGGCCTTTCCGCCCGAGCAATCGCGTCCCGACGCCGAGCGCGTCGTATCGCGCAAGCCGGCGGACGAGGAAGAGAAAGTCGATCACGCGCTGCGTCCGCGTGCGCTGAACGAATTCGTCGGCCAGGATCGTCTCAAGCAAATCCTTGGGATGTCGATCGCAGCGGCGCGCGGCCGCGGCGAAGTGCTCGACCATCAGTTGTTCTCCGGCCCGCCCGGACTCGGCAAGACTTCGCTCGCGCATATCATTGCGCGCGAGCTCGGCGTCAATGTCCATGTGACCTCGGGGCCCGCGATCGAGCGCGCCGCCGACCTTGCCGCGCTCGTGAACAATCTCGAAAAAGGCGACATCTTGTTTATCGATGAAATCCATCGGTTGCAGAAAGTCGTCGAGGAGCGGCTCTACTCCGCGATGGAGGACTTTGAGCTGCATATCGTGGTGGGCGAGGGGATGGGTGCGCGCACGATGAAGCTCGCGGTCAAGCCGTTCACCCTGGTCGGCGCGACGACCCGCTCGGGGCTCTTGAGCTCGCCGCTGCGCGACCGCTTCGGCCATCATTCGCACCTCGACTTTTACAAGCCCGCCGAGCTGGTCGAGATCGTTCGCCGCTCGGCGCGCCTCTTGAAGATCGAGCTCGACGAGGGCGGCGCGAGCGAGATCGCCTCGCGCTCGCGCGGCACGCCGCGTATCGCGAACCGGCTCCTCAGGCGCGTGCGCGATTTTGCACAGGTCAACGAAGCGCCCGTCGTCAAGCGGGAAATCGCGCTTGGCGCACTGGAACTGCTCGAAGTCGATAGCGCAGGCTTCGACAAGATGGATCGCGCGATCCTGAGGGCGATTATCGAGAAGTTCGACGGCGGCCCGGTCGGCGTCGAAAGCCTCGCCGCCGCGGTCGGCGAGGAGACCGACACGATCGAGGAAGTCTACGAGCCATACCTGCTACAGGAAGGCTTCCTCGCCCGCACCTCGCGCGGCCGAGTTGCCACGCAGCGCGCATACACGCATCTGGGGGTAACCCGCCGCGGCTCCCTGTTCTGAGTTCTCAAGTTCCTCTCCCATAAGAGATTCGTGGTCATCATTGTGCGGCATCGTTATGATGCGCACGGAGACACTTTGCGATGGCCAAAATCTACGTCCTTCAACATCATCCTGCTGAGAACCTTGGGCGCATCGCCGATGCACTCGAAGGCGCGGCGCTGGCGTGGCAGTACGTGCGGATTCATGACGGACAGCTCGTGCCTGCCGACATGAAGGGCGCGGGCGGCCTGGTCGTGATGGGCGGGCCGATGGGTGTCTATCAGACCGAGCGCTATCCGTTCCTCAAAGACGAAATGGCGCTGATTCGTAATGCGGTCGAGCAGGGCCGCCCGGTGATGGGCATCTGCCTGGGCGCGCAAATCGTCGCGGCGGCTCTGGGCGCCAGGGTGGAGAAGAATCCGCGCGGCAAGGAAATCGGATGGTATCCGATCCAGCTCGAGGCGGCTGCTAAAGATGACCGCTTGTTTAAGGGAATCGCCGATACGGTCACGACCTTTCACTGGCACGGCGATCACTTCGATGTGCCGAAGGGCGCCGTTTCGCTCGCCACCTCGGACAAGACTCCCTGCCAGGCGTTTCGTTACGGCACGAACGTCTATGCGCTTCAATTTCATATCGAGGTGAAGCGTGAGAGCGTCGCGATGATGTCGGCGGCGTTCGCGCGCGAGCTCGAGCGCGAGAAAATCTCTTCCGATGAAATGATCGCTCGCGAAGCGGAATACGAACCGGCGATGGAGCGGCTGTCGGATACTATTTTCGGGCGCTGGGCGGCTCCGATCCAGGGAACGTAAAAACCGCGACGAGCCTGACGGCCTGTTATTAAGCCTAAGGCAAAGTGGAGGGGTGCTCGCGCGATGCGAGCACCCCTTACCGTTTATTGCTCAGGAACGAGTTCGACGCGACGGTTCTGCGCGCGGCCCTCGGCGGTATCGTTCGGCGCGACGAAGTCCGTCTTGCCGTAGCCGTGGACCATCAGCTGCGTCGCCGGAATACCCTGCTGTATCAGGTAATTCGCGACTGCACGCGAGCGCTTGTCGGACAGCTTGAGGTTGTACTCTTCGCCGCCGATCGCATCGCAATAGCCGTTTACGTCGATGACGACGCCTGGGTTGGCCTTGAGCGTGGTCGCGGCCTCGTCGAGGATCGCGGCGTCTCCCGGCCGGATGTCGTACTTGTTGAAATCAAAATGCACGCCACGCAGCACCAGCTTCTGCTTCATTGGAGGCGGAGGCGGTGGAGGCGGTGGAGGCGGCGGCGGAGGAGGCGGTGGTGCCGCGGCCTGAATCACAGGATCGCAGAGGATGTGTCCGATGAAAGCGCCAGCGATGCCGCCGCCGACACCGCCGATTACGCCGCCTGCGGCGTCGCGGCCGGTGGTATTCTCATGGCCACCCTCGCTGGCGATCGCGATGCCCACGCCGGCACCGCCGCCGACGAGCGCGCCGATAACTGCTCCGCCCAGGCCGCACATCCCCCATTGGCGGTCGGCCTGAATGTGATCGTTCCAAGCGGCGCAGCCGTTGGCGATCACGGTCAAACCGACGAGAAAGGCCAGCAGGGCAGTCCTCGATCTATGAATCATGTCTGCTCTTCCTCCCAACTACGAACGTCGAGTACGTATTTCCGCGCCTACCCCCGCGAAACTGCTGCGAAAGAAGGTTTCGGAAATGCCGAGTTATTTCAAATCGATTAAGGAGGAATTAAGGACATTTTTTGGCTTCACATATCGGCGCAAAGGCGGACTTTCGCCCCGGATGTCAGCCCTTGGGTAGCTTTAACACGCGCTCGCCAATGATGTTGTGCTGAATTTCGCTCGATCCTGCCGCGATCGTCAGCCCGCGCGCCGCCAGCGTTCGATGCATCCAGCGGCCGCCTTCGACTGAACCGGCGCTGCCGCTCTCGATACTGCCGAATGCGCCCAGCAATTCATCAGCGAACATCGCGACTCGCAGGTTGAGCTCGGTCGCGAACAACTTGCCGAAGGAGCTCTCCGGCCCCGGCACTTTGCCGCGGATTTGGGAAGTCAGCGAGCGATAGCGGCTAAGCCGAAGGCATCGCGCCTCGGCTGCGAACTGCGCCACTTTCTGCCTCACGTAGGGATGCTTATGCGCGGGCACGCCCTGGAAGTTGACCTGCCGTGACAGCTCGATCAACTCGTTGATAGTGCGCTCGACCGGATGCCGCGTGCCGCCCGAGACGCGCTCGTACATCAGGGTCGCGATCGATACCTCCCATCCGCGATTCACCTCGCCGACGAGATTTTCTTTTGGCACGCGCACGTTGTCATAGAAGACCTCGTTAAATCCCGCATCGCCGGTTATCTGCACCAGCGGCTTGATCGTGATGCCGGGAGTCTTCATGTCGACCAGCAGGTACGAGATACCCTTGTGCTTGGGCGCTTGCGGATCGGTGCGCACGAGCAGCACCTGCCAATCCGCGCGATGCGCGAGACTGGTCCACACTTTCTGCCCGTTGACGACGAACGCGTCGCCCTCGACCACGGCGCGCGTCTGCAGTCCCGCGAGATCGGAGCCGGCGTTGGGCTCCGAATATCCCTGGCACCAGATCTCCTCGCCGGTGAGCATCTTGGGCAGGTAGCGCTTCTGCTGCGCCTCGGTGCCCATCAGCCAGATCGTCGGCCCGATCCGATCAAGTGCGAGCTGGTTGGCGCCGTAGAGCGGCAGTCCAAGGCGCAGGACTTCATCCTGGTAGATCGATTGGTCGACGAGCGGAGCGCCCGCGCCCCCATATTCCTTGGGCCAGTGCAGCGCAACGAATCCAGCCTCGTGCAGCCGGCGATGGTACTCGCGGAGTTGCGCCCAGCGCTCGTCATCGCGCACGTCGAGGAGGCTCGCCGTCGATCCGCCGAGACCTTCGCCGCTCTTGCCGAAAACCTCAGCGGAATTTTTCTCCAGCCAGGCGCGAAGCGTGCTGCGGAACTGTTCCTGCTCGGGCGTGTAGCTGAAATCCATCGCGAATCGCTCCTCGTCTGATGATGCTGTAACGCGGCGCAGTATATCGCCATCCGAGCCCGGCCTGACAACGCGCGCGCCCGCGAGCGCTGGCATCCGAGCGCAGTTGCTATATGATACGGCCCAAGCAGCGCGTCGCTCTTTGACCTGATGCGGCGGCAATTTTTCCATTTAGAGGCGAGTGGCAAATCCGATGGCGTACAAGATCATCAAAGTTCCGTCCGATGGCGAGAAAATCACCCTTGGTGCGAATCAGAAGCTAAACGTTCCCGACCGGCCAATCCTCCCCTTTATCGAAGGCGACGGCACCGGGCGCGACATCTGGCGCGCCTCGCAATACGTGTTCGATCACGCGGTCGAGAAGACTTACGGCGGCAAGAAAAAGATCGCCTGGATGGAAGTGTACGCGGGCGAGAAGGCCTTCAATCAGTTCAACAACTGGCTGCCCGACGAGACGACCGAAGCGTTCAAGGAATTCCTGGTCGGGATTAAAGGCCCTCTGACGACGCCGGTCGGCGGCGGAATCCGCTCGCTCAACGTCGCGCTGCGCCAGATTCTCGATCTCTACGTATGCCTTCGCCCGGTGCGCTACTTCGACGGCGTGCCGAGCCCGGTGAAGCATCCCGAGAAGCTCGACGTCGTGATCTTCCGCGAGAACACCGAGGACATCTATGCGGGTGTCGAATGGCCCGCGGAATCGCCCGAGGCGAAGAAGGTCATCAAGTTCCTGCGCGAAGAGATGGGCGTGACGAAGATTCGTTTCCCCGAGACTTCCGGCATCGGCATCAAGCCCGTGTCGCGCGAGGGATCGGAGCGCCTCATCCGCGCCGCTCTCGATTACGCGATCAAGCACAAGCGCAAGAGCCTGACCTTCGTGCACAAGGGCAACATCATGAAGTTCACCGAGGGCGCGTTCCGCGATTGGGGCTACGCTCTCGTGAAGCGCGAATACGAGGGCAAGGCTATAGGCTGGGACGATTGCAACGGCAAGCCGCCCGCGGGGCAGCTCCTCGTGAAAGACGCGATCGCGGATATCACGCTCCAGCAGGTGCTGACGCGGCCTGACGAGTTCGACGTCGTGGCTACCATGAACCTCAACGGTGACTACCTGTCAGATGCGCTCGCGGCGCAGGTCGGCGGTATCGGAATCGCGCCGGGCGCGAACATCAACTACCTCACGGGCCACGCGATCTTCGAGGCGACCCACGGCACCGCGCCCAAGTACGCCGATCAGGACAAGGTGAACCCGGGCTCCGTGATCCTGTCGGGCGTGCTGATGTTCGAGCACATGGGCTGGCAGGAAGTCGCCGACGGCATCATCCGCGGCATGAGCAAGGCGATCGCGAACAAGACGGTAACCTACGACTTCGAGCGCCTGATGAGCGGCGCGAAGCTGCTCAAGTGCTCCGAGTTCGGCAAAGCGATCGTTGACAACATGTGATCGTAGCCAGACGAAGTTTCGAATCAAAAGGCCTCCCCAGAAATGCGGAGGCCTTTTTCTTTGCGCCGTCTCTCATCTAAAGGGCCACCATCTGCTCCGTCATCTTGAGCGGGCCGCCGCTCTCCGTCATTTCGAGCGGAGTCTGCGGAGTCGAGAAATCTTGGTGGCCCCAAAGGGGCGGTGCCAAATATCGCGCGAAGCACTTTCCTAATTTCCTGATAAGGGCGCTATCGCGCCCCCTTTCCGGTTCGAGCGCCCGATGGCCGGCGATTGTTACACCGCCTCAATCGCGATCGGTTGCGCGCGCATCCTTCAGATTCAACTGGCTGTTGGACCTTGCCGCTGATTCTGCCGCGCCGCAGCCTCTGCCACGAGCGGTTGTCCTTTTGTTAACCTGCGGTCGGACGCTGGACTACAAGATCGGGGGTGGAGCACCATGAGA carries:
- a CDS encoding type 1 glutamine amidotransferase, whose product is MAKIYVLQHHPAENLGRIADALEGAALAWQYVRIHDGQLVPADMKGAGGLVVMGGPMGVYQTERYPFLKDEMALIRNAVEQGRPVMGICLGAQIVAAALGARVEKNPRGKEIGWYPIQLEAAAKDDRLFKGIADTVTTFHWHGDHFDVPKGAVSLATSDKTPCQAFRYGTNVYALQFHIEVKRESVAMMSAAFARELEREKISSDEMIAREAEYEPAMERLSDTIFGRWAAPIQGT
- the ruvA gene encoding Holliday junction branch migration protein RuvA — translated: MIATLAGTLAVRDSQRIVVETGGVGYEVFIPLSTYYKLPGAGEPVRLEIRQVVREDALMLYGFMEAGEKRSFDLLMQVQHVGPKLALAILSVLAPEELVAAISREDVERIDAVPGVGPKVAERVVRELRDKVGDLKLAGAAPSATNGAARPAAPASGGGLVDDAVSALVNLGLKPIEARKTVEKVVAEDAAAKNNLEIAIRKSLAVLFGEK
- a CDS encoding cytochrome c oxidase subunit II; its protein translation is METYEKGFLVASGVILIAFLGALAYSVFVMGVSMPGRAQMIACSTDQRLRKILRVTPPFNSPGVHQIAPGKYEVAVIGQTWSFTPDDIEIPLGAEVTFRATSSDVIHGFMIVGTNVNMMLIPGEVSTETYRFTRPGEYLLLCHEYCGRLHHTMSGKVVVK
- the ruvC gene encoding crossover junction endodeoxyribonuclease RuvC; its protein translation is MRVLGVDPGSVICGYGLVEGRLGHHSFIAAGAIRTASLERGPARLRRIHEELLRIIDEYAPGALALERHFIAANVQSAFRLGEARAMALLAAAERDLDLCEYPPNQVKLAVAGHGHADKEQVKYMVRRALALDSEYQLTNDAADALAVALCHLGSSRPAMLIDGVVRNRVATPRVTR
- a CDS encoding cbb3-type cytochrome c oxidase subunit I, with the protein product MSAPIVAEPNGFELPENQLAVIRWNILFGFAVLAVGVLFGLEQALNYARIDAVKYYPGIHSYYQGLTLHGVLNALVLTTAFANGFVSLTTARGLGRALNGALLQIAFWLLLIGSLLAAFAMLTDHANVLYTFYPPLQAQWTFYLGLAMVVISTWVTSANQLVMLRAWRREHPGERIPLMAFMSVTTYIMWDIASVGLAVEVVGLLLPWSLGLIAGSDPLLSRTLFWFTGHPIVYFWLLPIYISWYGLIPKQSGGLLFSDTLTRIAFLMFIVLVPVGFHHQFLDPGVPEKIKFAVTILTFGIFFPSLMTAFAVMYALEIAGRRAGGTGLIGWFFRIPWSNPSVSAQVLGMLAFLLGGISGLMNASFSMNLDIHNTAFIPGHFHLTLGTAVALSYMGIAYWLIPYLFKRKLWMPRLAVVQAFLYFGGVLIFSRGMMYGGLHGMPRRTALALSTYDQPAWHAAGAMAAIGGTIMFISAMLFFLVLVMTIVAGERGAREDVPFTATVQAPALSGWPVKLDALRYFVVASVVLCILVYGPFLYMYLPPHLGILPLRYP
- a CDS encoding acyl-CoA dehydrogenase family protein is translated as MDFSYTPEQEQFRSTLRAWLEKNSAEVFGKSGEGLGGSTASLLDVRDDERWAQLREYHRRLHEAGFVALHWPKEYGGAGAPLVDQSIYQDEVLRLGLPLYGANQLALDRIGPTIWLMGTEAQQKRYLPKMLTGEEIWCQGYSEPNAGSDLAGLQTRAVVEGDAFVVNGQKVWTSLAHRADWQVLLVRTDPQAPKHKGISYLLVDMKTPGITIKPLVQITGDAGFNEVFYDNVRVPKENLVGEVNRGWEVSIATLMYERVSGGTRHPVERTINELIELSRQVNFQGVPAHKHPYVRQKVAQFAAEARCLRLSRYRSLTSQIRGKVPGPESSFGKLFATELNLRVAMFADELLGAFGSIESGSAGSVEGGRWMHRTLAARGLTIAAGSSEIQHNIIGERVLKLPKG
- a CDS encoding OmpA family protein; amino-acid sequence: MIHRSRTALLAFLVGLTVIANGCAAWNDHIQADRQWGMCGLGGAVIGALVGGGAGVGIAIASEGGHENTTGRDAAGGVIGGVGGGIAGAFIGHILCDPVIQAAAPPPPPPPPPPPPPPPPPMKQKLVLRGVHFDFNKYDIRPGDAAILDEAATTLKANPGVVIDVNGYCDAIGGEEYNLKLSDKRSRAVANYLIQQGIPATQLMVHGYGKTDFVAPNDTAEGRAQNRRVELVPEQ
- the ruvB gene encoding Holliday junction branch migration DNA helicase RuvB, whose translation is MARSDDIDEAFPPEQSRPDAERVVSRKPADEEEKVDHALRPRALNEFVGQDRLKQILGMSIAAARGRGEVLDHQLFSGPPGLGKTSLAHIIARELGVNVHVTSGPAIERAADLAALVNNLEKGDILFIDEIHRLQKVVEERLYSAMEDFELHIVVGEGMGARTMKLAVKPFTLVGATTRSGLLSSPLRDRFGHHSHLDFYKPAELVEIVRRSARLLKIELDEGGASEIASRSRGTPRIANRLLRRVRDFAQVNEAPVVKREIALGALELLEVDSAGFDKMDRAILRAIIEKFDGGPVGVESLAAAVGEETDTIEEVYEPYLLQEGFLARTSRGRVATQRAYTHLGVTRRGSLF
- a CDS encoding YebC/PmpR family DNA-binding transcriptional regulator, with translation MSGHSKWSSIKHKKAARDAKRGKVFTKLIKEITIAARLGGGDINANPRLRTAVLTARAQSMPNDNIDRAIKKGTGELGGGQLEEVTYEGYGPGGVAITADIFTDNRNRTVAEIRFIFGRHGGNMGETGCVGWMFKKRGVIAIEKSAADEDKLIELALEAGADDVTSDSDTYQVMSAPENFNAVRDAIEKAGIAMLSAEVARVPENTVAVSGHTAEQVLKLMEELEEHDDVQSVAANFDISDEDIAQFSAA
- the icd gene encoding NADP-dependent isocitrate dehydrogenase, with protein sequence MAYKIIKVPSDGEKITLGANQKLNVPDRPILPFIEGDGTGRDIWRASQYVFDHAVEKTYGGKKKIAWMEVYAGEKAFNQFNNWLPDETTEAFKEFLVGIKGPLTTPVGGGIRSLNVALRQILDLYVCLRPVRYFDGVPSPVKHPEKLDVVIFRENTEDIYAGVEWPAESPEAKKVIKFLREEMGVTKIRFPETSGIGIKPVSREGSERLIRAALDYAIKHKRKSLTFVHKGNIMKFTEGAFRDWGYALVKREYEGKAIGWDDCNGKPPAGQLLVKDAIADITLQQVLTRPDEFDVVATMNLNGDYLSDALAAQVGGIGIAPGANINYLTGHAIFEATHGTAPKYADQDKVNPGSVILSGVLMFEHMGWQEVADGIIRGMSKAIANKTVTYDFERLMSGAKLLKCSEFGKAIVDNM